The window ACAACGTTCGGACCTATGCAAATGTTTATCATGGTAACCGTTGTAACGATAATTGAATGGGCTCTGTTAACATGCGACTCGTCGAACAGGCCAGGTCGATTTTTGCAGAACTCGGCTACACAGTCGAGGGCAACGGGCCGGACTTCCGAGCAGAACGCGAGTGGAAGGTCGTTCACGTCAACGCCGTCTACGACATGGAGAACCTTCCGCGTGGCTCGGGACAGTTCCACTGTTTCGTCGCCCAACCCGAAGACGCAGACGAACTCGAGGAACGCCTTCACAGCCTCGATCCGGCGTACGAGTGGGCGATTATCGTCGTCGACGGCGAGGAGTATCAGGTCGAACGAGCGCCGCCGGGGCCAACC of the Natronosalvus vescus genome contains:
- a CDS encoding DUF7116 family protein is translated as MRLVEQARSIFAELGYTVEGNGPDFRAEREWKVVHVNAVYDMENLPRGSGQFHCFVAQPEDADELEERLHSLDPAYEWAIIVVDGEEYQVERAPPGPTVTA